The genome window TGTCAACGAAGCGGCAGTATCTGCTGCATTGCATGACTCTCGGTTCAATCCGGTTCAACGGGACGAAATCAAAGATTTGTTCATTGAAATTTCAGTATTATCGCCATTAGAGGTAATTAAAAATCCGAATGACGTTGTCGTCGGTAAACACGGATTACTGATTATTTCCGGCCGACACCATGGGCTTTTGCTTCCGCAGGTTGCGATCGAACATCGATGGGATCGAAATACTTTTCTTGAACAAACGTGCGTAAAGGCTTATTTACCCAAAGACGCTTGGCAATGGAAAGAAACAACAATTCAGGTATTTACCGCTAACGTCTTTGATGAATCTATTTTGCAAAATTAGGAGCGACATTTTTTTGAAACGGTTTGCGGGATGGTCGATTTTATTATTCTTGCTAGGTTTTTTCATTAACGATGTTTCGGCACAAGGAACTTTAGACGTCTTTTGTCCGGCGCCGGCTGTTTTTGGCGGACCAAGAAGTGAAGAAGAAGTAAGTTTACGGATTCAACAAAAGATCGATTACTTCCGCAATTGTTATGGCAATCATATCAAGAAAAATGATACTTTAAATTTTAAAGTGCGTGTGCGTTTCGTGATCAAACCTGCCGGTAATGTTGACAGTATTTCCGTTATTCAAAAAGGAATCAGCAATATCGGTTTTATTTCGTGCCTCAAGAGTATTTTGGCTCAAATCCGGTTCCAATCTGT of bacterium contains these proteins:
- the amrA gene encoding AmmeMemoRadiSam system protein A: MDLTAVDKTILLKVARSAVESAVTDTTLSNLDTRFDYSPSLKMNAGAFVTLEKYHRLRGCVGMIEGERELYWTVNEAAVSAALHDSRFNPVQRDEIKDLFIEISVLSPLEVIKNPNDVVVGKHGLLIISGRHHGLLLPQVAIEHRWDRNTFLEQTCVKAYLPKDAWQWKETTIQVFTANVFDESILQN
- a CDS encoding AgmX/PglI C-terminal domain-containing protein; translated protein: MKRFAGWSILLFLLGFFINDVSAQGTLDVFCPAPAVFGGPRSEEEVSLRIQQKIDYFRNCYGNHIKKNDTLNFKVRVRFVIKPAGNVDSISVIQKGISNIGFISCLKSILAQIRFQSVTYAEGESVVEQSFIFKII